The Tripterygium wilfordii isolate XIE 37 chromosome 17, ASM1340144v1, whole genome shotgun sequence genome has a window encoding:
- the LOC119982580 gene encoding shaggy-related protein kinase epsilon-like — protein MNVMRRLKSIASGRSSFSSDPGGDIGTKRAKVDQETEQKVNGELNAVESRANGLEQNMASSSLETVPSTSNPSNARTENSGYDQLPQELHEMRIREEKTAGHNDKDLEATVVKGNGTETGQIIATIVGGQNGQPKQTISYMAERVVGTGSFGVVFQAKCLETGESVAIKKVLQDRRYKNRELQIIRLLDHPNVVQLKQCFLSTTEKDEQYLNLVLEYVSETVYRVSRHYSRANQYVPTIFVQLYTYQICRALNYLHHVVGVCHRDIKPQNLLVNPHTHQLKICDFGSAKMLVPGEPNISYICSRYYRAPELIFGATEYTTAIDMWSVGCVLAELLLGHPLFPGESGVDQLVEIIKVLGTPTREEIKCMNPNYTEFKFPQIKAHPWHKIFQKRMPPEAVDLVSRLLQYSPNLRCTALEACAHHFFDDLRDPNACLPNGRALPPLFNFTAQELAGASIELRQRLVPEHARK, from the exons GGTGGGGATATTGGGACAAAGAGGGCGAAGGTTGATCAAGAAACTGAACAGAAGGTCAATGGGGAACTGAATGCAGTTGAGAGCCGTGCCAATGGCCTGGAGCAAAATATGGCTTCTTCTTCGTTGGAAACTGTTCCAAGCACTTCCAATCCTTCAAATGCTAGGACAGAAAATTCCGGTTATGATCAGCTTCCCCaagaattgcatgaaatgaGAATAAGAGAGGAGAAAACTGCTGGCCACAATGATAAG GATTTGGAGGCTACAGTTGTGAAAGGTAATGGGACAGAAACAGGCCAGATTATTGCAACCATAGTTGGTGGTCAGAATGGACAACCAAAACAG ACTATCTCGTACATGGCCGAGCGGGTGGTTGGCACTGGTTCTTTCGGAGTTGTCTTTCAG GCTAAGTGCCTGGAAACAGGTGAATCAGTTGCAATAAAGAAGGTGCTGCAAGATAGAAGATACAAGAACAGGGAACTTCAGATTATCCGCTTACTTGACCACCCTAACGTTGTTCAACTGAAGCAATGTTTCTTGTCAACTACTGAAAAAGATGAGCAATATCTCAACCTTGTATTGGAGTATGTATCTGAAACTGTTTATCGAGTTTCAAGGCACTATAGCAGGGCAAACCAGTATGTGCCCACTATTTTTGTGCAGCTCTATACATACCAG ATTTGCCGTGCACTAAATTACTTGCATCATGTTGTTGGTGTATGTCACCGTGACATAAAGCCACAGAACTTGTTG GTCAATCCCCATACGCATCAGTTGAAAATATGTGATTTTGGGAGTGCAAAGATGCTG GTGCCAGGTGAACCCAACATATCATATATTTGCTCGAGGTATTATCGGGCTCCAGAACTTATATTTGGGGCAACTGAATATACAACTGCTATTGATATGTGGTCTGTTGGCTGTGTTTTGGCTGAGCTTCTCCTTGGACAT CCACTGTTCCCTGGCGAAAGTGGTGTTGATCAGCTGGTTGAAATCATTAAG GTCCTGGGAACTCCAACTAGAGAAGAGATTAAGTGCATGAATCCAAATTATACGGAGTTTAAGTTTCCTCAGATCAAAGCACATCCATGGCACAAG ATATTTCAGAAGCGAATGCCCCCTGAAGCAGTGGATCTCGTGTCAAGACTCCTTCAGTATTCACCAAATCTGCGTTGTACTGCG TTGGAGGCATGCGCCCACCACTTTTTTGATGACCTGAGGGACCCTAATGCATGCTTACCTAATGGACGAGCACTTCCTCCTCTGTTCAATTTTACAGCTCAAG AATTGGCTGGTGCATCTATTGAATTGCGTCAGCGTCTCGTCCCAGAACATGCGAGGAAGTAG